The proteins below come from a single Streptomyces sp. SCSIO 75703 genomic window:
- a CDS encoding PH domain-containing protein has translation MALFGNAHSIDPAQAQQEYARLLGHGEQVRTAYLLIRDTILFTDRRLLLIDKQGITGRKTEYHSIPYRSITHFSVETAGHLDLDAELKIWISGTAEPVEKTFTKGVDIYEVQAILTEFVAR, from the coding sequence ATGGCACTGTTCGGCAACGCGCACAGCATCGACCCGGCCCAGGCGCAGCAGGAGTACGCCCGGCTGCTGGGCCACGGCGAGCAGGTGCGGACCGCCTACCTGCTGATCCGCGACACCATCCTCTTCACCGACCGGCGGCTGCTGCTGATCGACAAGCAGGGCATCACGGGGCGGAAGACGGAGTACCACTCGATCCCGTACCGGAGCATCACGCACTTCTCGGTGGAGACGGCCGGGCACCTGGACCTGGACGCCGAGCTGAAGATCTGGATCTCCGGCACCGCGGAGCCGGTGGAGAAGACCTTCACCAAGGGCGTCGACATCTACGAGGTGCAGGCGATCCTCACCGAGTTCGTGGCCCGCTAG